A single genomic interval of Aegicerativicinus sediminis harbors:
- a CDS encoding (2Fe-2S)-binding protein, translated as MAVFNLNVNGKTQQVDVDPSTPMLWVLRDNLNLVGTKYGCGIAQCGSCTIHLEGVAVRSCQLPVSAVGNQKVTTIEGLSEHADHPVQKAWLEHDVPQCGYCQAGQIMSAAALLKSNPSPTDSDIEGAMNGNICRCGTYTRIKAAIKSAANS; from the coding sequence ATGGCGGTTTTTAATTTAAATGTTAACGGTAAGACACAACAGGTTGATGTTGATCCGTCCACTCCAATGCTATGGGTTCTACGAGATAACTTGAATTTGGTTGGTACCAAGTATGGTTGCGGTATTGCGCAATGTGGCTCGTGTACAATTCACTTGGAAGGGGTTGCAGTAAGATCTTGTCAATTACCAGTTTCAGCTGTTGGGAATCAAAAAGTGACTACTATAGAAGGTCTTTCTGAGCATGCAGATCATCCAGTACAGAAAGCTTGGTTGGAGCATGATGTTCCGCAATGCGGTTATTGCCAGGCAGGGCAAATAATGAGTGCAGCGGCCTTGCTTAAAAGCAATCCAAGTCCTACCGATTCAGATATAGAAGGCGCTATGAATGGCAATATCTGTCGATGCGGAACCTATACCCGTATAAAAGCAGCGATAAAATCTGCAGCTAATTCTTAA
- a CDS encoding serine hydrolase domain-containing protein, with product MIRRSFKFSAFVFGFLILNIAQAQTTIDAEAKRRIDSTLLSFVSEKMVAGTSALIYEDGKEVYYKAVGFADKEKEVPMARNTIVQIYSMTKPVAGVALMKLFEQGKFKLDDDVAKYIPELKELKVYKGTDNYGKIITEPLKNPITVRDITRHTAGFYNGGDIEPLNVLRSSADLGNNNITLSEWIKELVKIPLFFQPGTQWEYGPSVNVQALLVERLSGESFGNYVRTHVLDPLNMSKTRYYVPVEDRKYMSAGYRIDDGGELVQLKDEQVHDYNYHDYTLKHGTYGLTSTLDDYMKFAQMLLNRGSLNGVQILNPETVELMTKNQLSENITKRSWLPSKGQVGFGIDFAVRLRPPANASENMGEVGEFFWDGAASTLFWVDPKNRLTAVFFVQVFPFNGKLHKRFRDAVYGPLQE from the coding sequence ATGATTAGAAGATCTTTTAAATTCTCCGCTTTTGTGTTTGGATTTTTAATATTAAACATTGCACAGGCACAAACCACTATTGATGCAGAAGCAAAGCGACGTATCGATTCTACCTTGCTTTCTTTTGTTTCAGAAAAGATGGTGGCAGGTACTTCAGCCTTAATTTATGAAGATGGCAAGGAGGTTTATTATAAGGCCGTAGGATTCGCAGACAAAGAGAAGGAAGTCCCAATGGCAAGAAATACCATTGTACAAATTTATTCTATGACCAAGCCGGTTGCAGGGGTTGCATTAATGAAGTTGTTTGAACAAGGTAAATTTAAACTGGATGATGATGTGGCCAAATACATCCCTGAACTAAAAGAATTAAAGGTTTATAAAGGAACTGATAACTATGGGAAAATAATTACTGAACCTCTAAAAAACCCAATTACTGTTAGGGATATTACTCGACATACGGCAGGTTTCTATAACGGAGGTGATATTGAACCTTTAAACGTTTTGCGCTCTAGTGCAGATTTAGGAAACAATAATATAACCTTAAGTGAATGGATAAAAGAATTGGTGAAAATACCTCTGTTTTTTCAACCAGGCACCCAATGGGAATATGGTCCCTCGGTAAATGTGCAAGCCCTTTTGGTAGAACGTCTTTCTGGAGAATCTTTTGGCAACTATGTGAGAACACATGTTTTAGACCCATTAAATATGAGCAAAACTCGTTATTATGTACCAGTTGAAGACAGAAAATATATGTCGGCCGGTTATAGAATTGATGACGGCGGGGAATTGGTTCAACTAAAGGATGAGCAAGTCCACGACTATAATTACCACGATTACACCTTAAAACATGGCACATATGGTCTAACTTCTACCTTAGATGACTACATGAAATTTGCGCAGATGCTTCTTAACAGAGGCTCTTTAAATGGTGTACAAATTTTAAACCCTGAAACGGTGGAACTTATGACCAAAAATCAATTATCAGAAAATATTACAAAACGCAGTTGGTTACCGTCGAAAGGTCAAGTAGGCTTTGGGATCGATTTTGCTGTACGGCTAAGACCCCCTGCTAACGCGAGTGAAAATATGGGTGAGGTTGGAGAATTTTTCTGGGATGGGGCGGCAAGCACCTTGTTTTGGGTGGATCCTAAAAACAGATTGACCGCGGTGTTCTTTGTTCAGGTTTTTCCTTTTAATGGCAAACTCCATAAACGTTTTAGAGATGCAGTTTACGGGCCTTTACAAGAATAA
- a CDS encoding XdhC family protein, protein MTHEVKQLFEQVYHWQSLGVKSVLVTVVALNGSSYRRPGVRMLLNDRGDSVGAVSGGCVEKEVFRQAQSVLDSGNPKMMTYDGRLRLGCEGILYLLLERIEISEEFYYKFKDGLLKRSSFEIESYYSLEIGENPLLGSICHLNGSSYSLCSKGTIKIDPELNSFSQKFPPLFQLYIFGAEHDAVQVCKASVLLGWEVTIVADPDEQKTIDFFPGASKLMTPLIEDFDVSHLDAQTAVILMTHSFNRDLQYLTRLMGTNLAYLGMLGPITRRERLLSLLMEYQPNTPFEFIESLHAPAGINIGAESASEIAVSIISEILSVIRQQDPMPLREKTGKIHG, encoded by the coding sequence ATGACTCACGAGGTTAAACAACTTTTTGAACAGGTTTATCATTGGCAATCCTTAGGTGTTAAATCTGTTTTAGTAACTGTAGTTGCTTTAAATGGCTCTTCCTATAGACGTCCTGGAGTAAGGATGCTCCTTAATGACAGAGGTGATTCTGTTGGTGCTGTAAGTGGAGGCTGTGTAGAAAAGGAAGTTTTTCGTCAAGCACAATCTGTATTAGATTCTGGTAATCCAAAGATGATGACTTATGATGGTCGTCTTCGCTTGGGATGTGAGGGTATTTTATACCTTTTGTTAGAGCGGATTGAAATATCAGAAGAGTTTTATTATAAATTTAAAGATGGTCTTTTAAAAAGATCCTCTTTCGAAATAGAGTCTTATTATTCTCTGGAAATTGGGGAAAACCCCTTACTTGGTTCCATATGTCATTTAAACGGTTCTAGTTACTCTTTATGTTCAAAAGGAACTATTAAAATTGATCCAGAATTAAATAGTTTCAGCCAAAAGTTCCCTCCTTTATTTCAATTGTACATTTTTGGAGCGGAGCATGATGCAGTTCAAGTCTGTAAAGCTTCGGTATTGCTTGGATGGGAAGTTACAATTGTGGCAGATCCAGACGAGCAGAAGACAATAGATTTCTTTCCTGGTGCCTCAAAATTGATGACACCTCTAATAGAGGATTTTGATGTTTCTCATTTGGATGCCCAAACAGCAGTTATATTAATGACGCATAGCTTTAATAGGGATCTACAATATCTTACTAGATTAATGGGCACTAATTTAGCTTACCTGGGTATGTTGGGTCCGATAACAAGAAGGGAACGGTTACTGTCCCTATTGATGGAATACCAACCAAATACCCCTTTTGAATTTATAGAAAGTCTCCATGCTCCCGCGGGAATCAATATTGGGGCAGAAAGTGCCTCGGAAATAGCCGTTTCAATTATCTCGGAGATATTAAGTGTAATTAGACAACAAGATCCTATGCCATTAAGGGAAAAAACGGGTAAAATTCATGGGTAA
- a CDS encoding SusC/RagA family TonB-linked outer membrane protein, whose product MKNFYRFAVLLVVGLCYGQMSAQQMDIGGLVVDSQGLPLPGVNILVQNTTRGTQTDFDGAYTISASTGELLVFSYVGFQTQTITVGTNTTINVTMIESTEALDEVVITALGLSKEERTLGYSAQSIGEDDLSDSNQGNIVNALNGKVAGVNITNSNGQPGASANIVIRGYSSISGNNQPLFVVDGLPINNNTDNGSELGVLDGTTFEDYGETVGTNRAADIDPNDIESITVLKGGAATALYGNRAVNGAVIITTKKGKRATGLNVSVNTSYSFDVVNKTPDFTFKYARGRSGQYSNVTHWSWGPSYDSDPVFPSGTLTDLDGDGVTEDVSGQSIPLFKNNYKRFWRDGHTLKTAVSASGGNEHGSFYSSIGRQYQEGIVPNSSYERINATIKGDYQITDKFQIGGYATYANSRTSSFQGGNTAFQALGYYHHMWDIRNRGWKDAQGNRTWFSSTVADINWVVNEEIEDSEVNRFIGSVNFNYDFTDWLKLSYRVGMDNYSDDRNLVRPISSVNTTNNLGDLYEVRINNKDFNSDLLLTGKFNLTNNLNMSYLLGNNVYETLYDRLFVKGDGLSVPGFTDISNAITVTANNITSRKRTIGVFGELSFDYDSTFFLTVTGRNDWSSTLPEGANSFFYPSVSGAVVFSELLGDSNILSFGKLKGSWAELGNDSQGLYATTDTYAKRDPNVLGQPRFTVSNVQGNPDIKPEISSTWEVGAELRWFDNFVNMDFTYYNRSTVDQVVQIPLSSTTGYAAYYDNAGEVRNHGIEAILGFNDILRGAGSLKWDMLFNFSKNESEVISIPDGLDEIIIGYGYWNGANLVARPGLPYGTFVGSGYKRNEDGVLLLDDNGYPQLATENLVLGDPNPDWILSINNSISYKGFTLSADLEFRQGGEILNDSEAFWVYSGLSKTTEDRFYAASDPNANATAVFDGIIESTGQRSDVAAPLTNDYYHNLNSFVDEAHVEDASWIRLRNINLSYSLPKKWLENTGFTEVNINLNGRNLWLDTNYKGVDPETNALGAGNVQGVDVINAPGTKSYGLGVNLKF is encoded by the coding sequence ATGAAGAATTTTTATCGCTTTGCGGTGTTGTTGGTTGTGGGGTTATGTTACGGCCAAATGAGTGCTCAGCAAATGGATATTGGGGGCTTGGTTGTAGATTCTCAGGGTTTACCTCTACCTGGGGTGAACATATTGGTTCAAAATACAACTAGGGGCACCCAAACAGATTTTGATGGCGCTTATACTATCTCGGCTAGCACTGGCGAGCTACTGGTGTTTAGCTATGTTGGTTTTCAAACCCAAACCATAACTGTTGGTACAAATACCACCATCAATGTAACAATGATTGAAAGTACTGAAGCTTTAGACGAAGTGGTTATTACCGCCCTCGGACTATCTAAAGAGGAGCGTACTTTGGGATATTCTGCCCAATCCATCGGTGAAGATGATCTCTCCGATTCAAATCAAGGAAATATTGTAAATGCTCTTAATGGCAAGGTTGCCGGTGTTAATATCACAAATTCAAACGGTCAGCCTGGTGCCTCAGCCAATATTGTAATCCGTGGTTATTCCAGTATTTCTGGTAACAACCAACCGCTTTTTGTAGTGGATGGTTTGCCGATTAATAATAATACTGACAACGGCTCGGAACTTGGTGTTTTAGATGGAACCACCTTTGAAGATTATGGTGAAACTGTTGGAACTAACAGGGCGGCAGACATCGACCCGAACGATATTGAGTCCATTACAGTATTAAAAGGGGGTGCAGCCACCGCCTTATACGGAAATCGAGCCGTTAATGGTGCGGTTATAATAACCACTAAAAAAGGGAAGAGAGCTACAGGGTTGAATGTTTCGGTAAACACTAGTTATTCTTTTGACGTAGTAAATAAAACCCCAGATTTTACCTTTAAATATGCAAGAGGAAGAAGTGGACAATACTCTAATGTGACTCACTGGAGTTGGGGTCCTTCTTACGATAGTGATCCTGTTTTTCCATCAGGCACACTAACTGATTTAGATGGCGATGGAGTAACCGAAGATGTCTCAGGGCAATCAATTCCTCTATTCAAAAATAATTACAAACGTTTTTGGAGAGATGGGCATACCTTAAAAACTGCTGTCTCAGCTTCCGGAGGAAATGAACATGGAAGCTTCTACAGTTCTATTGGCCGTCAATACCAAGAGGGTATAGTGCCAAATTCTAGTTATGAACGAATCAATGCCACCATAAAGGGAGATTACCAAATCACTGATAAATTCCAGATTGGAGGTTATGCGACTTATGCAAATTCTAGAACCTCCTCTTTTCAAGGAGGTAATACAGCCTTCCAAGCCTTAGGATATTATCACCATATGTGGGATATACGTAATCGCGGTTGGAAGGATGCTCAAGGGAATAGAACATGGTTCAGTTCTACAGTTGCAGATATTAATTGGGTAGTTAATGAGGAAATAGAGGATTCTGAGGTTAACCGATTTATTGGCAGCGTCAACTTTAATTATGATTTTACGGATTGGTTGAAACTTTCCTATAGGGTCGGTATGGATAACTACAGTGATGATCGCAATTTGGTACGCCCCATTAGTTCGGTAAACACCACTAATAATCTCGGAGATTTATATGAGGTTCGTATTAATAATAAAGATTTTAACTCCGATTTGTTACTCACAGGTAAGTTCAACCTTACAAACAATCTTAATATGTCTTATTTGTTGGGGAACAATGTTTATGAAACGTTGTATGATCGCTTATTTGTTAAAGGCGATGGATTGTCGGTCCCGGGGTTTACAGATATCTCCAACGCCATCACGGTAACCGCTAATAATATTACAAGTCGCAAGAGAACTATAGGTGTTTTTGGAGAACTAAGCTTCGATTATGATAGCACTTTCTTTCTTACTGTTACTGGAAGAAACGACTGGTCTTCAACCTTGCCAGAAGGTGCTAATTCATTCTTCTATCCTTCGGTGAGTGGTGCTGTTGTATTTTCAGAATTATTGGGAGATTCTAACATTTTATCCTTTGGAAAATTAAAAGGGTCTTGGGCTGAACTTGGGAATGATTCGCAAGGTCTTTATGCCACTACAGATACTTATGCTAAACGAGATCCTAATGTATTGGGGCAACCGCGATTTACAGTAAGTAATGTTCAAGGTAATCCAGACATAAAACCCGAAATATCGTCAACTTGGGAAGTTGGTGCGGAGTTGCGTTGGTTCGACAATTTTGTAAACATGGATTTTACCTATTACAACCGCAGTACCGTCGATCAGGTAGTTCAAATACCCTTGTCTTCAACAACCGGATATGCAGCGTATTATGATAATGCCGGTGAGGTGCGCAACCACGGTATTGAAGCAATTTTAGGGTTTAATGATATTCTCCGTGGAGCAGGTAGTTTAAAATGGGATATGCTTTTCAATTTTTCAAAAAATGAAAGCGAGGTAATTAGCATTCCAGATGGATTGGATGAGATTATCATTGGATACGGGTATTGGAATGGTGCCAATCTAGTTGCCCGGCCCGGCTTGCCATATGGCACTTTTGTAGGATCGGGTTATAAGAGAAATGAGGATGGGGTATTGTTATTAGATGATAATGGCTATCCTCAACTAGCTACCGAAAATTTGGTTTTGGGAGACCCTAACCCAGATTGGATTTTAAGTATCAATAATAGTATTTCTTACAAAGGGTTCACTTTAAGTGCTGATTTGGAGTTTAGGCAGGGCGGAGAAATCTTGAATGACTCGGAAGCCTTTTGGGTCTATTCTGGATTGAGTAAAACTACTGAAGATCGCTTTTATGCTGCCTCGGACCCAAATGCGAATGCAACGGCAGTGTTTGATGGGATTATCGAATCTACAGGTCAACGAAGTGATGTCGCTGCTCCTTTGACCAATGATTATTACCACAACCTAAACTCTTTTGTAGATGAGGCCCATGTCGAGGATGCATCCTGGATTAGGTTGCGTAACATCAATCTATCTTATTCGCTTCCAAAGAAATGGTTGGAAAATACTGGTTTTACTGAAGTGAATATAAATCTGAATGGCAGAAACCTGTGGCTAGATACTAACTACAAAGGCGTAGATCCTGAAACAAATGCGTTAGGAGCTGGAAATGTGCAAGGTGTAGACGTGATAAATGCGCCAGGTACAAAGAGCTACGGATTAGGTGTCAACCTCAAATTTTAA
- a CDS encoding nucleotidyltransferase family protein, giving the protein MGKIPVILLAAGASRRMGRSKALLPWGNTTLIKHQLEVLSSLNEDIIVVLGAHSEEISRTLINFPVHILINPEWEQGMGTSIAYALKHISQNIPEATAVMISLVDQPLISEAHYRNIYDKIKTGIYKAIISKSSNGWEGVPVVLSKDYFCQLMTLKGEEGAKKLIKSNKKEIISVDAGDMLVDMDTIDSYHNLHYRFFGNKPKLN; this is encoded by the coding sequence ATGGGTAAAATTCCTGTAATTCTACTTGCAGCTGGGGCAAGCCGTAGAATGGGAAGATCGAAAGCTTTATTGCCGTGGGGTAATACCACTCTCATAAAACACCAGCTAGAAGTTCTAAGTTCCTTAAATGAAGATATTATTGTTGTTTTGGGAGCCCATTCAGAAGAAATTTCACGAACACTTATTAATTTTCCAGTTCATATTTTGATAAATCCGGAATGGGAGCAAGGTATGGGAACATCTATCGCATATGCCCTCAAACATATTTCACAAAATATACCAGAAGCAACCGCAGTAATGATCTCTTTGGTCGACCAACCTTTAATTTCGGAAGCCCATTACCGCAATATTTATGACAAAATCAAAACAGGAATCTATAAAGCCATAATATCCAAATCTTCAAACGGATGGGAAGGAGTACCTGTAGTACTATCGAAAGATTATTTCTGCCAATTAATGACACTAAAAGGGGAGGAGGGCGCAAAAAAATTGATTAAAAGCAATAAAAAAGAGATTATTTCGGTGGATGCAGGGGATATGCTAGTAGATATGGATACCATTGATTCCTATCACAATCTCCATTATAGGTTTTTTGGGAATAAACCAAAATTGAATTAG
- a CDS encoding SusD/RagB family nutrient-binding outer membrane lipoprotein, with protein sequence MKKLRILLIIISILSIESCQKESLTELNIDPNNPANVNIGLTFTAGVDYILYKYGRFTNGTDWDAWAGLFTQQWAGNHGSGINYDQYDIRNNDALWARWWDGLLDLKNVIERGTEQEAWTHVAASKIISAEALGTLTSWYGDLPWSEALQGAVNPTPIFDSQEEIYNSMFNLLDEAIADLDRTPAVVMGSEDIVYNGDATKWKALAYALKARYENHFSLKDPSGSASRALAALEQAKNFGFDSFASDLKFTYDNTGEYQNGWYDMFENNQMIASENFMNLLISTNDPRKYSYWNDVEVTGMFVGFNGKQSGYGTSNVSFSPIGPKGFYGAPTSPQLIMTHFELLFIEAEAEFRLNGATDRAANALNAAIEAQLDLVVPNDPDYVVEFMDLKPDYLANYASETAATVTMEKIMTEKYKAMVTMNSEGWVDVRRHSYMYPDYLAIPIDKNGIPVADQFIQRVLYPQESINTNPNTPNTVSIFDKLWIFQ encoded by the coding sequence ATGAAAAAACTAAGAATACTTCTTATTATAATCAGCATACTCTCAATTGAATCTTGTCAAAAAGAATCATTAACAGAGTTGAATATAGATCCTAATAACCCTGCCAACGTTAATATTGGCCTAACATTTACTGCCGGTGTTGACTACATTCTCTATAAATATGGCCGGTTTACAAACGGTACCGATTGGGATGCTTGGGCTGGACTATTTACCCAACAATGGGCGGGTAACCATGGCAGCGGTATAAATTATGACCAATACGATATAAGAAATAACGATGCGCTATGGGCGCGCTGGTGGGATGGACTTCTAGATCTTAAAAATGTTATCGAAAGGGGCACCGAACAGGAGGCCTGGACCCATGTGGCTGCGAGTAAAATAATATCTGCAGAAGCATTAGGTACTTTAACTAGCTGGTATGGAGATTTACCTTGGTCTGAAGCTTTACAAGGTGCAGTTAATCCAACCCCTATTTTCGATTCACAAGAGGAGATTTATAACAGTATGTTCAATCTCCTAGATGAAGCTATTGCAGATTTAGATAGGACACCGGCCGTAGTAATGGGTTCTGAAGATATTGTCTACAATGGGGATGCAACCAAATGGAAAGCCTTGGCCTATGCACTTAAGGCAAGGTACGAGAATCATTTCAGTTTAAAAGATCCTTCAGGTTCAGCAAGTAGAGCTTTAGCAGCGTTGGAACAAGCCAAGAATTTTGGATTTGACAGCTTTGCTTCAGATTTGAAGTTTACTTATGATAACACTGGAGAGTATCAAAATGGTTGGTATGATATGTTCGAAAACAACCAAATGATTGCTTCAGAAAATTTCATGAATCTATTAATAAGTACTAACGATCCAAGGAAATATTCATATTGGAATGATGTTGAGGTTACGGGTATGTTTGTAGGGTTTAATGGCAAACAGAGCGGTTATGGAACCTCTAACGTAAGTTTTTCTCCAATTGGCCCAAAAGGGTTTTACGGGGCGCCAACTTCGCCTCAACTGATAATGACCCATTTTGAATTATTGTTCATAGAAGCGGAAGCCGAATTTAGATTAAATGGAGCTACTGATAGAGCTGCTAATGCACTAAATGCAGCCATTGAGGCCCAATTAGATTTAGTTGTTCCTAACGACCCTGATTATGTGGTGGAGTTTATGGATTTAAAGCCAGATTATCTTGCAAATTATGCAAGTGAAACGGCTGCCACTGTTACAATGGAAAAGATCATGACAGAGAAGTATAAGGCAATGGTAACAATGAATAGTGAGGGATGGGTGGACGTACGCAGACATAGTTATATGTACCCAGATTATTTGGCCATACCAATTGATAAAAATGGGATACCTGTGGCGGATCAATTTATTCAACGAGTTCTGTATCCCCAAGAATCGATTAATACTAATCCAAACACGCCTAATACAGTTTCCATTTTTGATAAACTTTGGATTTTTCAATAA
- a CDS encoding xanthine dehydrogenase family protein molybdopterin-binding subunit encodes MALIKTTLGRRSFIKTSALAGGGLMIGFSWLASCAEEAEKKEIDVLEMPKEWFEINGFIKIGENGVVTIMSTNPEIGQNVRTSMPMIVAEELDVDWKNVIVEQAPLNTKVYDWSWGAQIAGGSQSIRQAWFALRKAGLVGRHLLMQAAANAWQVPMEELTTEAGTIHHKGSGKSAHYGEMASAAAQLEVPTEFEHATNAQDQLQKQIEGKVKNVADFKIIGTSRKNVDGKKIVTGQPLFGLDVQKEGMLIAMMIHPPAFGKRFKSMNADSVKSMPGIRDVFTIQSYPEDMIREWSDVSIFDNLVVLVGDSTWQVLQAKNSLKVEWEDSPVVAQKSGSFGGGETIQEYPAGLESTSDHLKAMEAEALKPGKVDRKDGDVEAAFKNAAKILERTYTAPFLAHNTMEPMNFYANVQGDQVELLGPIQTPASAQTSVSKRLNVPKENISVQMTRMGGGFGRRLYGNFVVEAAVISQKIGAPVKLVYTREDDMTFGTYRPTYLATFKAGLDDNNNLIALKVKAGGIPESPLFADRFPASAVENYLAESWTLESNVTTGAWRAPRSNFMAGAEQSFLDEVAELAGKDPIDFRLELLDRAKNNPVGNWNIGHYDPERYAGVLKLVKETSGWSTNDSARNRGVAAYFCHNSYVAQVMDIEMKEGKPVIEKVYNAVDCGIVVNPIAATNMVEGGLIDGIGHAMYSAMTFNNGVPEQSNFDRYRLIRHSEAPKEIKVDFVKSDIDPTGLGEPPLPPVIGALANAMYKATGRRYYNQPFISDQTFIG; translated from the coding sequence ATGGCACTTATAAAAACAACTTTGGGAAGACGATCATTTATTAAAACATCGGCCCTAGCGGGAGGTGGATTAATGATAGGGTTTAGTTGGCTGGCATCTTGCGCGGAAGAAGCAGAAAAGAAAGAAATAGATGTTCTGGAAATGCCGAAGGAATGGTTCGAAATTAACGGTTTTATAAAGATTGGGGAAAATGGAGTTGTAACCATTATGTCGACCAACCCAGAAATTGGACAGAATGTTAGAACTTCTATGCCTATGATAGTTGCGGAAGAATTGGATGTGGATTGGAAAAATGTAATTGTTGAACAGGCTCCTTTAAATACTAAAGTTTACGATTGGAGTTGGGGGGCACAAATTGCCGGAGGCAGTCAGTCTATCCGTCAGGCATGGTTTGCACTTAGAAAAGCAGGTTTAGTGGGACGCCATTTATTAATGCAAGCGGCGGCCAATGCATGGCAGGTGCCAATGGAGGAATTAACAACTGAGGCTGGTACAATCCATCATAAAGGGAGCGGTAAATCTGCACATTATGGTGAAATGGCTTCTGCAGCAGCCCAATTGGAAGTTCCTACAGAATTTGAACATGCAACAAATGCCCAAGACCAATTACAGAAACAAATTGAAGGCAAGGTTAAAAATGTTGCTGATTTTAAAATTATAGGTACTTCCCGAAAAAATGTTGATGGCAAGAAAATAGTAACTGGTCAACCATTGTTCGGATTAGATGTACAAAAGGAAGGAATGTTAATAGCCATGATGATACATCCTCCTGCTTTTGGAAAACGTTTTAAATCCATGAACGCTGATTCGGTAAAATCGATGCCTGGTATTCGAGATGTATTTACTATTCAATCCTATCCAGAAGATATGATACGTGAATGGTCTGATGTGTCCATTTTCGATAATTTAGTTGTTTTGGTAGGTGATTCAACTTGGCAAGTTTTACAGGCTAAAAATAGCCTTAAGGTTGAATGGGAAGATAGTCCAGTGGTTGCTCAAAAGTCAGGTAGTTTTGGCGGAGGTGAAACAATTCAGGAATATCCGGCCGGCTTGGAAAGCACTTCCGATCATTTAAAAGCAATGGAAGCAGAAGCCCTTAAACCAGGAAAGGTTGATCGTAAAGATGGTGATGTTGAAGCTGCCTTCAAAAATGCTGCTAAGATTCTCGAACGTACTTATACAGCTCCATTTCTGGCACATAATACGATGGAACCTATGAACTTTTATGCAAATGTTCAAGGAGACCAGGTTGAATTGCTAGGCCCTATACAAACACCGGCTTCGGCACAGACTTCTGTGTCTAAGCGTTTAAATGTTCCTAAGGAAAATATTAGTGTTCAAATGACGCGAATGGGAGGTGGTTTTGGTAGACGTCTATATGGTAATTTTGTGGTGGAAGCCGCAGTAATTTCGCAGAAAATAGGAGCGCCAGTTAAATTGGTTTATACAAGAGAAGACGATATGACTTTTGGAACCTACCGTCCAACCTATCTTGCGACTTTCAAAGCTGGTTTAGATGATAATAATAACCTAATAGCATTAAAGGTAAAGGCTGGAGGTATTCCTGAAAGTCCTTTATTCGCAGATCGTTTCCCTGCAAGTGCGGTAGAAAATTATTTGGCAGAATCTTGGACTTTAGAATCAAATGTTACCACAGGTGCATGGCGAGCCCCAAGATCAAACTTTATGGCTGGTGCGGAACAATCCTTTTTGGATGAAGTTGCTGAATTAGCCGGGAAAGATCCGATTGATTTTAGGTTGGAATTATTGGATCGCGCCAAGAATAATCCTGTTGGTAATTGGAATATTGGTCATTACGATCCAGAACGTTATGCAGGTGTATTGAAGTTGGTTAAAGAAACCTCGGGTTGGTCTACAAATGATTCTGCCAGAAATAGAGGTGTAGCGGCATATTTCTGCCATAATTCTTATGTTGCCCAGGTAATGGACATAGAAATGAAAGAGGGTAAACCCGTTATCGAAAAAGTATATAATGCTGTAGATTGTGGAATAGTTGTTAATCCTATTGCTGCTACCAATATGGTTGAAGGTGGTTTAATTGACGGAATCGGACATGCAATGTATTCTGCAATGACTTTTAATAATGGTGTACCAGAACAAAGTAATTTTGATAGGTATCGATTAATACGGCATTCGGAAGCACCAAAAGAAATAAAGGTCGATTTTGTCAAAAGTGATATAGACCCAACTGGACTTGGTGAACCACCATTGCCACCAGTTATTGGCGCGTTGGCCAACGCCATGTATAAGGCTACTGGAAGAAGGTATTATAATCAGCCTTTTATTAGCGATCAAACATTTATTGGTTAA